A window of Cydia pomonella isolate Wapato2018A unplaced genomic scaffold, ilCydPomo1 PGA_scaffold_52, whole genome shotgun sequence contains these coding sequences:
- the LOC133534089 gene encoding uncharacterized protein LOC133534089, which translates to MALLGPSVSSIKKLITICEGYAEQHGLRYNATKSEILIFKARKYNLDSTMPRIMLGGVPLKVVESFKYLGHVLTGDMKDDMDLERERRAMAIRGNMVARRFARCNKQVKLTLFKAYCQTFYTCSLWATFTQRAYNTLRVQYNNVLRMLLKLPRYCSASGMFAEARTDDFYAIRRKRIASLLTRVRGSSNSLLRTLAERLDCHLTSYWVDVLIGKAK; encoded by the coding sequence ATGGCGCTGTTGGGCCCCTCAGTCAGCTCGATAAAAAAGCTAATCACCATATGCGAGGGCTACGCCGAGCAGCATGGTCTTAGGTATAATGCAACCAAAAGTGAAATACTCATTTTTAAGGCTCGAAAGTACAATTTAGATTCAACTATGCCTAGGATCATGCTGGGAGGGGTACCCCTCAAAGTGGTGGAGAGCTTTAAGTATCTGGGGCATGTGCTCACTGGAGATATGAAAGATGATATGGATCTAGAAAGAGAAAGGAGAGCCATGGCTATAAGGGGCAATATGGTTGCCCGCAGATTTGCAAGATGTAACAAACAAGTAAAGTTAACACTTTTTAAAGCATACTGCCAAACTTTTTACACGTGCAGTCTGTGGGCAACATTTACGCAGCGAGCCTACAATACACTAAGGGTTCAGTATAATAACGTCCtgaggatgctgttgaagcTGCCGAGGTACTGTAGCGCATccggtatgttcgcggaggcgcgaaCGGATGACTTTTATGCCATCAGGCGCAAAAGAATAGCGTCTCTGCTGACACGCGTGCGCGGCAGTAGCAACAGCCTCCTAAGGACGTTGGCTGAACGCCTTGATTGCCATCTCACGAGCTACTGGGTAGACGTGTTGATAGGCAAGGCTAAATGA